AGGCCTTGACTTACAACTATCAGTGGTCATCTTGACATGTAAGACAATTGGGAATGGAGGGAAATGCTGAACATGAGCAACAAGTTGAGTCAATAACCAATTAGGGTAGAAAGAGTATATAGTTCAGGAGAGGTGCAGATGGAGAGGTTTGTTCTAAAGGATAGCTTAAAAAGCAACCAAGCTGGGCACCGTGGCaccacatgtagtcccagctacttgggaggctgaggcaggagggtccctgcccaggcGTTCAAGGCTGTAGTACACTATTAAGAAGCCTGTGACTAGCCATTGccctccaacctgggcaacacagcaagaccctgtctccaaaaaataaaaaggcagcccaaaatattgaaatttgGGCTTTGGctatagaaaatggaaaaccttTTCTCTCTAAACTATAgattttcctccctttttaaaatgaaatatttcaagcatacagaaaaaaagaataatgtaagTGTGGTATTGCTCTTCTTTATATAAACATTAAACTTTAGGGTTTTATATATAACTCCCAATGATTCTCACCTCCTGTCATTGTGCAGTTTCCTCTCACATTAAGTCTGACTGACATAAAGAATAggatattatagaaataatatgaCTTTTGAGGCTAAATCATAAGATATTAAGGCTTCCAGCTTGCTTTCTCTTGGATCACTCACTATGGGGGAAGCCTGCTGGCATGTCTGAGGACAGTCACACAGCCCTATGGAGAGGTTCATGTGGTGAAGAACTAAGGTCACCTATCAACAACTAGCACTAACTTGCCAGGCATATGAGTAAGCCATCTTGGAAGTGAGTCCTCAAGCTCCAGCAAAGCATTCAGATGACTACAGCCTCAGTCAACATTTGACAGCAACCTTATGAGAAGAACTATCTAGCTAAGCTACTCTTGCATTTCTTACTCACAGAAACTGCATGAAGTAAAactacatttatttacttttatttttattttttgagatggcaTCTCGCtttgtcacttgggctagagtgccgtggcatcagcctggctcacagcaacctcaaagtcctgggctcaagcgattctcttgcctcaacctcctgagtagctgggattacaggcccatgctactacgcccagctaatttttatatttttagtagacaggggtctcactcttgctcaggctgggctggaACTCTaaagctcaagccatcctctcacctcagcctcccagagtactaggattacagtcatAAGCCAGccccacatttattgttttaatccACAAAGTTTgggtttaaaacaataatttgttatgcagcaataaataactTAGTCGggcatggctcacacctgtaatcccagctactcaggaggctgaggcaggaggatcacatgagcccaggaatttgaggctgtagtgagctataatgatgccactgcactccagcctgggtgagagtgagaccccatctctaaaaaaaagtaaaaaattaaaaaaaagataacttaATAAAATAGCAAACACCAATGCACCTACCACCCAAGcttgtcatcttttaaaaattttctattaaatttttttaatcttctctgtatcattccaaatttagtatatgtgctgctgaagcgagCACAAACTTGtcatattaacattttctctatttactacagattttgtcttaaaaatactAACCCCCTTGCCCccgccaaaataaaaataaaataaaataaacaaaccaaaacattATATACAGCTGAGAACCCTGGCTTCTTCTGAGTTCTGCTCCTGCCCTGTGCCTCAGAACTCTGAAAAGGCACCATGGCACTCTCTGGACTGACAGTGTGCATCCCTGATTTTAGACCGCCTAGAAAGCAAGCTCTCCTCCTATCAGTTTGTTGCTGCTTCTCAGGCTGTGGTCTAGCTCTTTCCTGCTTGCATTGCAGAAATAAAGAGAACAAGATGTTTCTTTCAGAGGGTCTACAGTCCTCCCTCAAGATGGTCTTCCTTAGTGAATTCAGCACTAATGCAAAACCTTTAATCCCCATTTGGTCACTAAATCAGGTACAGTACCATAAGTGGTTTAACTCTGGTGTCCTTCCCCTGGGACCTGCAGGCCACCCACCAGAAATTTTCATCTGAAATGTTTCTCTCAGGAGCTGAGGACAACTTCAAGTCCTTAGGTATccttgggggattggttccaggaccccttgaggatatcaaaatctgtggatgctcaaatcccttatataaaGTGATATAGTAtctgcatataacctatgcacattctcccatatactttcttattttttttgagacagtctcactctgttgccctagctagggtgctgtggcgtcagcctagctcacagcaacctcaaactcctgggtcaagcaatccttctgtctcagccccctgagtagcaagtagctgggactacaagcatgcaccaccacgcccacctaattatatatatatatataatttatttatttaatttttttttagttgtccagctaatttctattttttttagtagagacagggtcttgctcttgctcaggctggtttcaaactcctgacttcaagtgatcctcccgccttggcctcccagctaggattataggcgtgagccaccaggcccagccctcccatacactttaaatcatctccagattgcttataatacctaacacaacaTAAATGCCATATAAAGTTATTATACTGAACTGTTTAGGGAATAACGCCAGggagtctgtacatgttcagtacacaTGCAGCCATCCATTTTCCCCCCAGTATTTTCAGTCCACTCTTGGTTTAATCCATGGATGTCTGAACCTAGAGGAcatgcataagaaaaaaaaaatccatgcatgTAGAACCCACAGATAGGGAGAGCtgactttattttgtaaatttatagGCTTTATGggctaagaaaaaaatttgggAAAATCGGTTTTCGTTTCTCTTAAACCAAGACATTATCAATGTCCTTGGCAACCTTAATAATTGTCCCTGTGCTTTCTGaatttgaaatctattttctcctAGGTTAAATCTTCCATTTGCACCATCTTTGCCTATCTTCTTTACATGCCAAGTGCTACAAATTGTCAACTCCATTCTAACCTTTACAAATGTTCCTACCTCATCCTCACATAATACAGTCCTTTGCCAATGCACATGGcttatttttcaatgtttgttttttccccctagcAGAATGACTTGTTGACTACCATGAATTCTGGTCCTGTAACTTTTTCCTATCATCATACGGCTGGAAAACACAGCTTTTACCTCATCACCCATTAACACTCTTCTAGCCAGCTATTTCCCAATTCAAGGATAATTCTgggattttataaaaagaaatttaaaattacatggaCAGGTTAGCAGGTCACTTTAAAAAGCAGTGATTTTCAGGATACTCAAaactacttatttttcttttttctttgtagcaaaaagagtctccatttttctccctatgttgctcaggctggtctcaaacccctggcctaaagtgatcctcccacctctgtctccctAAGTGCTACTATTCACTTCTTATACCTAACCCATTAGCAACTACCCAGTCATATTCCCAAGTGCTAAATAAACTCTGGATTAACAGAATAACTTCCATCATCCTCCTCAGCCCCCATGAAAAAATTTAGGTGACAAAAGATGAGTGTGATAATATAGTATCATCAACATATGTTGCAAGGACTCTGTACTACAGGTATAGATGAACTGCAAAAATCAaggcagatttagaaaaaaaacacaggagaaaaaacTTTTTCTTAATGCCTTTACTTTAAAACATGATGGAAAAAATCTTACAGGTACACATGGAAAAGTTAAGACATGATCACCACTGAGTGAAAACAATCTAACCAGAAAGCTTTAATGTCTGTCAGCTAATGTTGAAGCTGAAATTCTGGGAGTATGACATGCTGCAGGGGGGTTAAAAGGAATGGATAATTAGTattcctctccttcttcctcaccTTCCCCTTCAACAGAATCCACACCAACCTCCTCATAATCCTTCTCAAGGGCAGCCATGTCCTCACGGGCCTCAGAAAActctccttcctccatcccctCACCCACGTACCAGTGAACAAAGGCACGCTTGGCATACATCAGGTCAAACTTGTGGTCCAGGCGAGCCCAGGCCTCAGCAATGGCTGTGGTGTTGCTCAGCATGCACACAGCTCTCTGTACCTTGGCCAGGTCACCACCAGGTACCACAGTGGGAGGCTGGTAATTGATGCCAACCTTGAAGCCAGTGGGACACCAATCCACAAACTGGATGCTGCGCTTGGTCTTGATGGTGGCAATGGCAGCATTGACATCTTTGGGAACCACATCACCACGGTACAACAGGCAGCAAGCCATGTATTTACCGTGGCGGGGGTCACATTTCACCATCTGGTTGGCTGGCTCAAAGCAAGCGTTGGTGATCTCTGCCACAGAAAGCTGCTCATGGTAGGCTTTCTCAGCAGAGATCACAGGGGCATATGTGGCCAGAGGGAAGTGGATGCGGGGATAGGGCACCAGGTTGGTCTGGAATTCTGTCAGATCGACATTCAGGGCTCCATCAAATCTGAGGGAAGCGGTGATGGAGGACACAATCTGGCTAATAAGGCGGTTCAGGTTAGTGTAGGTTGGGCGCTCAATATCAAGGTTTCTACGACAGATGTCATAGATGGCCTCATTGTCTACCATGAAGGCACAATCAGAGTGCTCCAGGGTGGTGTGGGTGGTGAGGATGGAGTTGTAGGGCTCAACTACAGCTGTGGAAACCTGGGGGGCTGGGTAAATGGAGAATTCCAGCTTGGACTTCTTGCCGTAATCGACAGAGAGGCGCTCCATCAGCAGAGAGGTGAACCCAGAACCCGTTCCGCCACCAAAGCTGTGGAAAACCAAGAAGCCCTGAAGACCTGTGCACTGGTCGGCCtgtagaggaagaagaaaatagaaaaggtagTATTTTAATGCCAGGACACA
This Microcebus murinus isolate Inina chromosome 10, M.murinus_Inina_mat1.0, whole genome shotgun sequence DNA region includes the following protein-coding sequences:
- the LOC105869479 gene encoding tubulin alpha-1B chain isoform X1 is translated as MRECISIHVGQAGVQIGNACWELYCLEHGIQPDGQMPSDKTIGGGDDSFNTFFSETGAGKHVPRAVFVDLEPTVIDEVRTGTYRQLFHPEQLITGKEDAANNYARGHYTIGKEIIDLVLDRIRKLADQCTGLQGFLVFHSFGGGTGSGFTSLLMERLSVDYGKKSKLEFSIYPAPQVSTAVVEPYNSILTTHTTLEHSDCAFMVDNEAIYDICRRNLDIERPTYTNLNRLISQIVSSITASLRFDGALNVDLTEFQTNLVPYPRIHFPLATYAPVISAEKAYHEQLSVAEITNACFEPANQMVKCDPRHGKYMACCLLYRGDVVPKDVNAAIATIKTKRSIQFVDWCPTGFKVGINYQPPTVVPGGDLAKVQRAVCMLSNTTAIAEAWARLDHKFDLMYAKRAFVHWYVGEGMEEGEFSEAREDMAALEKDYEEVGVDSVEGEGEEEGEEY
- the LOC105869479 gene encoding tubulin alpha-1B chain isoform X2; the protein is MPSDKTIGGGDDSFNTFFSETGAGKHVPRAVFVDLEPTVIDEVRTGTYRQLFHPEQLITGKEDAANNYARGHYTIGKEIIDLVLDRIRKLADQCTGLQGFLVFHSFGGGTGSGFTSLLMERLSVDYGKKSKLEFSIYPAPQVSTAVVEPYNSILTTHTTLEHSDCAFMVDNEAIYDICRRNLDIERPTYTNLNRLISQIVSSITASLRFDGALNVDLTEFQTNLVPYPRIHFPLATYAPVISAEKAYHEQLSVAEITNACFEPANQMVKCDPRHGKYMACCLLYRGDVVPKDVNAAIATIKTKRSIQFVDWCPTGFKVGINYQPPTVVPGGDLAKVQRAVCMLSNTTAIAEAWARLDHKFDLMYAKRAFVHWYVGEGMEEGEFSEAREDMAALEKDYEEVGVDSVEGEGEEEGEEY